In Bacillus toyonensis BCT-7112, a single window of DNA contains:
- the copZ gene encoding copper chaperone CopZ produces MEQLTLKVEGMSCGHCVNSIESSVKELNGVEKVKVQLAEGTVEVTIDSSAITLKDIVAVIEDQGYDVQ; encoded by the coding sequence ATGGAACAGTTAACATTAAAAGTTGAAGGTATGTCTTGTGGACATTGTGTAAACTCTATCGAAAGCAGTGTGAAAGAGCTAAACGGTGTTGAAAAAGTGAAGGTTCAATTAGCAGAAGGAACTGTTGAAGTTACTATCGACTCGTCTGCTATAACATTAAAAGATATCGTTGCTGTAATTGAAGATCAAGGATACGATGTTCAATAA
- a CDS encoding metallophosphoesterase, whose product MNTHHVKKEQKKSILKKLIISFISIVMIPVSLYFYATEIERKLITVTWNEIEAPTIPKEFNNKKILQFSDVHLGPEFTLKQLENLVEKMNELHPDIVVFTGDLIDKFGSYSAEKDEAKVILQKINAPLGKYAVFGNHDRGGGGSVFYKKYMEEAGFSVLVNEVQKIKVGNGKYITISGLDDFLLGKPQIDATLKHVRQQDFNMLLVHEPDVVDKVACYPVDFQVSGHSHGGQVQIPFIGPLITTKLAESYVEGMYELEGKNKPLHLYVNRGIGTTRMPVRFWSVPELSVFVLKQNSN is encoded by the coding sequence ATGAATACGCATCATGTAAAAAAAGAACAAAAAAAATCAATCTTAAAGAAACTTATTATAAGTTTCATAAGTATAGTAATGATTCCAGTAAGCTTGTATTTCTATGCGACAGAAATAGAACGAAAACTAATAACAGTTACGTGGAATGAAATAGAAGCCCCGACGATTCCTAAAGAGTTTAATAATAAAAAAATATTGCAATTCTCAGATGTACATTTAGGACCAGAGTTTACATTGAAACAACTAGAAAATTTGGTGGAGAAGATGAATGAATTGCATCCAGATATAGTTGTTTTCACAGGAGATTTAATAGATAAGTTTGGATCTTATAGTGCGGAAAAAGATGAAGCGAAGGTTATTTTGCAGAAAATTAATGCTCCCTTAGGGAAATATGCTGTGTTTGGGAATCATGATAGGGGCGGGGGTGGTAGTGTGTTTTATAAAAAGTATATGGAGGAAGCTGGTTTTTCTGTATTAGTAAATGAAGTGCAGAAAATTAAAGTGGGAAACGGCAAATATATTACAATATCAGGCTTGGATGATTTCTTATTAGGGAAGCCACAAATAGACGCGACTTTAAAACATGTAAGGCAACAAGATTTCAATATGCTATTAGTACATGAGCCGGATGTTGTAGACAAAGTAGCTTGTTATCCAGTTGATTTTCAAGTTTCAGGGCATAGTCACGGAGGACAAGTTCAAATTCCTTTTATAGGTCCATTAATTACTACAAAATTAGCTGAGAGCTATGTTGAAGGTATGTATGAATTAGAAGGGAAGAATAAGCCGTTACATTTATATGTAAATCGAGGTATTGGGACAACCCGAATGCCGGTTAGATTTTGGAGTGTACCTGAACTTTCAGTATTTGTGTTGAAGCAAAATAGTAATTAG
- a CDS encoding HU family DNA-binding protein, which translates to MNKTELIKNVAQNAEISQKEATVVVQTVVESITNALAAGEKVQLIGFGTFEVRERAARTGRNPQTGEEMQIAASKVPAFKAGKELKEAVK; encoded by the coding sequence ATGAATAAAACAGAATTAATTAAAAACGTAGCACAAAATGCTGAGATTTCTCAAAAAGAAGCTACTGTAGTTGTACAAACTGTAGTAGAATCAATCACTAACGCTTTAGCTGCTGGTGAAAAAGTACAACTTATCGGATTCGGTACATTCGAAGTTCGTGAAAGAGCTGCTCGTACAGGCCGTAACCCACAAACTGGTGAAGAAATGCAAATCGCAGCTTCTAAAGTACCTGCTTTCAAAGCTGGTAAAGAACTAAAAGAAGCTGTAAAATAA
- a CDS encoding heavy metal translocating P-type ATPase, with amino-acid sequence MNEQKEANLQISGMTCAACANRIEKGLKKVEGVHDANVNFALEKTKIMYDPTKTTPQHFKEKVESLGYGIVSDKAEFTVSGMTCAACANRVEKRLNKLDGVNKATVNFALESATVDFNPDEVSVNEMKSTITKLGYKLEVKSDERDGSTDHRLQEIKRQKKKFIISFILSFPLLWAMVSHFSFTSFIYLPDMLMNPWVQLALATPVQFIIGGQFYIGAYKALRNKSANMDVLVALGTSAAYFYSVYLSIQSIGSSEHMTDLYFETSAVLITLIILGKLFEAKAKGRSSEAIKKLMGLQAKTATVVRDGTEMKILIEEVVAGDIVYVKPGEKIPVDGEIVEGKSAIDESMLTGESIPVDKTIGDVVIGSTINKNGFLKVKATKVGRDTALAQIIKVVEEAQGSKAPIQRVADQISGIFVPVVVVIAIITFAVWMIFVTPGDFGGALEKMIAVLVIACPCALGLATPTSIMAGSGRSAEYGILFKGGEHLEATHRLDTVILDKTGTVTNGKPVLTDIIVADGFHEEEILRLVGAAEKNSEHPLAEAIVEGIKEKKIDIPSSETFEAIPGFGIESIVEGKQLLIGTRRLMTKFNIDIEEVSKSMEELEREGKTAMLIAIDKEYAGIVAVADTVKDTSKAAIARLKKMGLDVVMITGDNTQTAQAIAGQVGIDHVIAEVLPEGKAEEVKKLQAQGKKVAMVGDGINDAPALATADIGMAIGTGTDVAMEAADITLIRGDLNSIADAIFMSKMTIRNIKQNLFWALAYNGLGIPIAALGFLAPWVAGAAMAFSSVSVVLNALRLQRVKLK; translated from the coding sequence ATGAATGAACAAAAAGAGGCCAATCTTCAAATATCAGGAATGACATGTGCAGCATGTGCCAATAGAATTGAAAAAGGTCTGAAAAAAGTAGAAGGTGTTCATGATGCAAATGTAAATTTTGCACTTGAAAAAACAAAAATAATGTACGATCCAACTAAAACAACTCCGCAACACTTTAAAGAAAAAGTTGAATCGTTAGGATATGGAATTGTAAGTGATAAAGCTGAATTTACTGTTTCAGGAATGACATGTGCAGCATGTGCGAATAGAGTTGAAAAGCGTTTAAATAAGTTAGATGGTGTGAACAAAGCGACGGTTAATTTCGCTTTAGAGTCGGCAACGGTAGACTTTAATCCTGATGAAGTCAGTGTAAATGAAATGAAGAGTACGATTACAAAGTTAGGATATAAATTAGAAGTGAAATCAGATGAGCGAGATGGATCAACAGATCATCGCTTACAAGAAATTAAACGACAAAAGAAAAAATTTATTATTTCGTTTATTTTATCATTCCCGTTATTGTGGGCAATGGTGAGTCATTTCTCATTTACATCGTTTATTTATTTACCTGATATGCTAATGAACCCTTGGGTACAGCTAGCTCTTGCAACTCCTGTTCAATTTATCATTGGTGGACAGTTTTATATTGGAGCTTATAAAGCGTTACGTAATAAAAGTGCGAATATGGATGTTCTCGTGGCACTTGGAACGTCGGCCGCTTATTTCTATAGTGTATATTTAAGTATTCAATCTATTGGTTCTTCGGAACATATGACAGATTTATATTTTGAAACGAGTGCGGTACTTATTACATTAATTATTTTAGGTAAATTATTTGAAGCAAAGGCAAAGGGACGTTCATCAGAAGCAATTAAAAAGTTAATGGGATTACAAGCGAAAACAGCTACAGTTGTACGAGATGGAACAGAAATGAAGATTTTAATCGAAGAAGTGGTAGCTGGTGATATCGTTTATGTAAAACCTGGTGAAAAAATACCAGTTGATGGAGAAATTGTAGAAGGAAAATCTGCGATTGATGAATCGATGTTAACGGGTGAAAGTATTCCAGTTGATAAAACAATTGGAGATGTAGTAATTGGTTCTACAATAAATAAAAATGGATTTTTAAAAGTTAAAGCAACTAAGGTAGGTAGAGATACGGCATTAGCTCAAATTATTAAAGTAGTAGAAGAAGCGCAAGGATCGAAAGCGCCTATTCAACGGGTAGCTGATCAAATTTCTGGTATTTTCGTACCGGTTGTAGTTGTGATTGCTATTATTACATTTGCAGTGTGGATGATATTTGTTACACCTGGTGATTTTGGCGGAGCGCTTGAGAAAATGATAGCAGTACTTGTTATCGCCTGCCCATGTGCGTTAGGTCTTGCGACACCTACATCTATTATGGCTGGATCAGGAAGATCAGCTGAGTATGGTATTTTATTTAAAGGTGGAGAGCATTTAGAAGCAACGCACCGATTAGATACGGTTATTTTAGACAAAACGGGTACTGTGACAAATGGGAAGCCAGTATTAACAGATATAATTGTAGCAGATGGATTCCATGAAGAAGAAATACTACGTTTAGTAGGAGCGGCAGAAAAAAATTCTGAACACCCACTTGCAGAAGCGATAGTAGAAGGAATTAAAGAAAAGAAAATTGATATACCAAGTTCGGAAACATTTGAAGCAATTCCTGGGTTCGGTATTGAATCGATTGTTGAAGGGAAACAATTATTAATTGGTACACGTCGATTAATGACGAAGTTTAATATTGATATTGAAGAAGTTTCTAAATCGATGGAAGAGCTAGAGCGAGAAGGAAAAACAGCAATGTTAATAGCGATAGATAAGGAGTATGCTGGAATAGTTGCTGTTGCGGATACTGTAAAAGATACTTCAAAAGCAGCTATCGCACGACTTAAGAAAATGGGTCTAGACGTTGTTATGATTACAGGGGATAATACACAAACTGCTCAGGCAATTGCAGGGCAAGTTGGTATTGATCACGTAATTGCAGAAGTATTGCCAGAAGGAAAAGCAGAAGAAGTGAAAAAACTGCAAGCGCAAGGTAAGAAAGTAGCGATGGTTGGAGATGGAATAAATGATGCTCCTGCTCTTGCTACAGCAGACATTGGTATGGCAATTGGAACAGGAACGGATGTAGCGATGGAAGCAGCGGATATTACGTTAATCCGTGGTGATTTAAATAGTATTGCCGATGCAATTTTTATGAGTAAAATGACGATTAGAAATATTAAGCAAAACCTATTCTGGGCGTTAGCTTATAATGGCTTAGGGATCCCAATTGCAGCATTAGGTTTCTTAGCACCTTGGGTTGCAGGGGCGGCGATGGCATTTAGCTCGGTATCAGTCGTATTAAATGCACTAAGATTGCAAAGAGTGAAATTAAAATAA
- a CDS encoding GNAT family N-acetyltransferase, translated as MLTDIIIRTFQKEDLETVLQLFYETVHTVNARDYNELQLQAWAPKRLDRERWLQSLEKNICYVAEYRGVIVGFGDYNDEHYIDRLFTHKDYQGKGVASYILQKLEKEAVNLGHGDIYTEASITAKSFFERKGFICIKEQKKQHNGQIFINYVMKK; from the coding sequence ATGTTAACGGATATTATAATTAGGACATTCCAGAAAGAGGATTTAGAAACAGTATTACAATTGTTCTATGAAACAGTTCATACGGTGAATGCAAGAGATTATAACGAGTTACAGCTACAGGCATGGGCGCCAAAGCGACTAGATAGAGAAAGATGGCTACAGTCTTTAGAAAAGAATATTTGTTACGTTGCTGAGTATAGAGGTGTGATAGTGGGGTTTGGGGATTATAATGATGAGCATTACATAGATCGCTTATTTACGCATAAAGATTATCAAGGAAAAGGGGTAGCTTCATACATATTACAGAAGTTAGAAAAAGAAGCAGTGAACTTAGGGCACGGGGATATATATACAGAGGCGAGTATTACAGCAAAATCTTTCTTTGAAAGGAAAGGTTTTATTTGCATAAAGGAACAAAAAAAACAGCACAATGGTCAGATTTTTATTAATTATGTTATGAAAAAATAG
- the gabP gene encoding GABA permease produces the protein MDKNLKKDLKIRHITMISIGGVIGAGLFVGSGAVVHSAGPGSIVSYALAGLLVIFVMRMLGEMAAINPTSGSFATYAREAIGPWAGYTIGWLYWFFWVIVIAIEATAGAGIIQYWIPDIPLWLLSLILTILLTLTNVFSVKSFGEFEYWFSFIKVISIVLFLCLGLAVILGFVPGTEAPGTSNLVGQGGFMPNGISSVLLGITVVIFSFMGSEIVAVAAGESAEPVKAVKTATNSVIWRILVFFIGSIAIVVTLLPWNSANILKSPFVAVLEHIGIPAAAQIMNFIVLTAVLSCLNSGLYTNSRMLFSMAERGDAPKVFLKLNSSGVPVRAVLFGTFFAYIGVVFSYISPDKVFLFLVNASGGIALLVYLVIAVSHLKMRKKMGKVEQRNLKVKMWLFPYVTYVTIAAIIAVLVAMLAIESLRPQALLTMLVTVLIILSYFIFNRNKNSTVLKPKSRNEESVRF, from the coding sequence TTGGATAAAAATCTTAAGAAAGACCTAAAAATACGCCACATTACGATGATCTCAATTGGTGGTGTAATAGGGGCTGGTTTGTTTGTTGGAAGTGGTGCAGTTGTACATTCGGCCGGGCCAGGTTCTATCGTTTCATATGCATTAGCAGGACTTTTAGTCATTTTCGTCATGAGAATGTTGGGGGAAATGGCAGCTATTAACCCGACAAGTGGTTCATTTGCAACATATGCACGAGAAGCTATTGGTCCATGGGCCGGGTATACAATTGGGTGGCTATATTGGTTTTTCTGGGTAATTGTTATTGCAATAGAAGCCACAGCAGGTGCTGGTATTATTCAATACTGGATTCCAGACATCCCACTCTGGTTATTAAGCCTAATATTAACGATTTTATTAACGTTGACGAATGTTTTTTCAGTGAAATCATTTGGAGAGTTTGAATATTGGTTTTCTTTTATTAAAGTAATAAGTATCGTCTTATTCCTTTGTCTTGGACTTGCTGTTATTTTAGGATTTGTACCAGGAACGGAAGCACCTGGCACTTCAAATTTAGTAGGACAAGGGGGATTTATGCCAAATGGGATAAGTTCGGTGCTGCTTGGAATTACCGTCGTTATATTTTCATTTATGGGGTCAGAGATTGTAGCAGTAGCGGCTGGTGAGTCTGCTGAGCCTGTAAAAGCAGTAAAAACAGCAACAAATAGTGTAATTTGGCGTATTCTCGTATTTTTCATTGGATCTATTGCTATAGTCGTTACACTCCTTCCGTGGAATTCAGCAAACATACTAAAAAGTCCATTTGTAGCGGTACTTGAACATATAGGAATACCAGCGGCAGCACAAATTATGAATTTTATCGTTTTAACAGCTGTACTCTCTTGTTTAAATTCGGGCTTATATACAAACTCAAGAATGCTTTTTTCGATGGCAGAAAGAGGAGATGCTCCAAAGGTGTTTTTAAAATTGAACAGTAGTGGTGTTCCAGTTCGAGCAGTTTTATTTGGAACTTTCTTCGCTTATATTGGAGTTGTTTTTAGTTACATATCTCCAGATAAAGTATTTTTATTTTTAGTGAATGCTTCTGGTGGGATCGCGTTACTCGTTTATCTCGTTATTGCAGTTTCGCATTTAAAGATGCGTAAAAAAATGGGAAAAGTAGAACAAAGAAATTTGAAAGTGAAAATGTGGCTTTTCCCATATGTAACGTATGTTACAATTGCTGCTATTATAGCAGTTTTAGTTGCAATGCTTGCAATTGAATCTTTGCGTCCACAAGCACTTTTAACGATGCTTGTTACTGTTCTTATAATACTTTCTTATTTTATTTTTAATAGAAATAAAAATAGCACAGTTTTGAAACCTAAAAGTAGAAATGAAGAATCCGTTCGATTCTAA
- a CDS encoding metal-sensing transcriptional repressor has product MDHKEHESVTHRSEKEKEQIINRLKRIEGQVRGIQNMIENDRYCVDILVQISAINAAMKKVGMGVLKNHTSHCVSGAIKNGNGDEAIEELMTVFERFSKA; this is encoded by the coding sequence ATGGATCATAAAGAGCATGAATCAGTAACACATAGATCAGAAAAAGAAAAAGAGCAAATTATAAATAGATTGAAGAGAATCGAAGGACAAGTTCGTGGTATTCAAAATATGATTGAAAATGATCGTTATTGCGTTGATATTTTAGTGCAAATTTCAGCGATTAATGCAGCGATGAAAAAAGTAGGAATGGGTGTCTTAAAAAATCATACGAGTCATTGTGTTTCAGGAGCTATTAAAAATGGAAATGGTGACGAAGCAATTGAAGAATTAATGACAGTATTTGAACGTTTTTCAAAAGCGTAA
- a CDS encoding iron-containing alcohol dehydrogenase: MQNFVFRNPTKLIFGKGQLEQLKTEIPQFGKKVLLVYGGGSIKRNGIYDNVISILKDINAEVFELTGVEPNPRVSTVKKGIQICKENGVEFILAVGGGSVIDCTKAIAAGSKYDGDVWDIVTKKAFASEALPFGTVLTLAATGSEMNAGSVITNWETNEKYGWGSPVTFPQFSILDPVHTASVPKDQTIYGMVDIMSHVLEQYFHHGTNTELQDRYCESVLRTVIETAPKLLSDLENYEHRETILYCGTMALNGILAMGVKGDWATHNIEHAVSAVHDIPHGGGLAILFPNWMKHVIDENVSRFKQFAIRVFDIETDGKTDKEVALEGIEALRQFWTSIEAPVALSDYTIGENEIDLMADKAMAYGEFGNFKKLNKDDVLNIYKASL; encoded by the coding sequence ATGCAAAATTTTGTATTTCGTAATCCGACAAAACTTATTTTCGGTAAAGGACAATTAGAGCAGTTAAAAACTGAAATTCCACAGTTCGGTAAAAAAGTTCTTCTCGTATATGGAGGAGGCAGCATTAAAAGAAACGGTATATATGATAATGTAATTTCTATTTTAAAAGATATAAATGCGGAAGTATTTGAATTGACTGGTGTTGAACCGAATCCTCGTGTATCAACAGTAAAAAAAGGGATTCAAATTTGTAAAGAAAATGGTGTCGAATTTATTTTAGCAGTTGGTGGAGGAAGTGTAATCGACTGTACGAAAGCGATTGCCGCTGGTAGTAAGTACGATGGAGATGTATGGGATATTGTAACGAAAAAAGCATTTGCTAGCGAGGCATTACCATTTGGTACTGTACTTACTCTTGCAGCAACAGGATCTGAAATGAATGCAGGCTCGGTAATTACAAACTGGGAAACGAATGAAAAATACGGCTGGGGTAGCCCGGTTACTTTCCCGCAGTTTTCAATCTTAGATCCAGTTCATACTGCGTCTGTACCGAAAGATCAAACAATTTACGGTATGGTAGATATTATGTCACACGTATTAGAGCAATATTTCCATCATGGAACAAATACAGAACTACAAGATCGTTATTGTGAATCTGTTTTAAGAACAGTAATTGAAACAGCTCCTAAGCTTTTAAGTGATCTAGAAAATTATGAGCATAGGGAAACAATTTTATATTGCGGTACTATGGCGTTAAACGGCATTTTAGCAATGGGAGTAAAAGGAGACTGGGCAACTCATAATATTGAGCATGCAGTTTCTGCTGTTCATGACATACCACACGGCGGCGGCCTTGCAATTCTATTCCCGAATTGGATGAAGCATGTTATAGATGAAAATGTAAGTCGTTTTAAACAGTTCGCTATTCGTGTATTTGATATAGAAACAGATGGCAAAACAGATAAAGAAGTGGCGTTAGAAGGAATTGAGGCACTGCGTCAATTTTGGACTTCAATTGAGGCGCCAGTAGCATTATCTGATTATACTATTGGAGAAAATGAAATTGATTTAATGGCGGATAAAGCGATGGCTTATGGT
- a CDS encoding M20 metallopeptidase family protein, with product MIETWHKELESLYNQMVSWRRDFHQYPELSFQEIETPKKIAAILKSFHIDVKTDVGERGIIGVIEGGKSGKTIALRADFDALPIQDEKKVSYKSKVPGVMHACGHDGHTATLLGVAKILSDHRDQLSGKIVLIHQHAEEKEPGGAIAMIEDGCLEGVDVVFGTHVSSQMPVGIVGAKAGAMMAAADSFEVKVQGRGGHGGMPHHTVDAIIVATQIINQLQLLVSRKVDPLQSVVLTVGTFHAGQADNIIADTATFTGTIRTLDPEVREYMEKEFRRVVEGICQSLQAEVNIQYKRGYPILINHVEETSHFMEVAERDLGRERVIEVPPIMGGEDFAYYLEHVPGAFFFTGAGNEEIGATYPHHHPQFDFDERAMLVGGKLLLSLVNSYLRNGDESLRTVDMDVKK from the coding sequence ATGATAGAAACATGGCATAAAGAGTTGGAAAGTTTGTATAACCAAATGGTTTCGTGGCGAAGAGATTTTCATCAATACCCAGAGCTATCGTTTCAAGAAATAGAAACACCGAAAAAAATAGCTGCAATCTTAAAAAGTTTTCATATTGATGTGAAAACAGATGTCGGGGAAAGAGGAATCATCGGCGTAATTGAAGGTGGGAAATCTGGGAAGACAATCGCGTTGCGTGCTGATTTTGATGCACTACCTATTCAAGATGAAAAGAAAGTTTCATATAAATCAAAGGTTCCGGGCGTAATGCACGCTTGTGGCCATGATGGACATACAGCAACACTTTTAGGAGTTGCAAAAATATTAAGTGATCATAGAGACCAACTTTCTGGAAAAATAGTTCTTATACACCAACATGCAGAAGAGAAAGAGCCTGGCGGGGCTATCGCTATGATTGAGGATGGTTGTTTAGAAGGAGTAGATGTTGTTTTTGGTACGCATGTATCTTCTCAAATGCCTGTAGGAATTGTTGGTGCGAAAGCAGGAGCAATGATGGCGGCAGCTGATTCTTTTGAGGTGAAGGTTCAAGGGCGAGGTGGTCACGGAGGTATGCCACATCATACTGTAGATGCTATTATTGTTGCAACACAAATTATTAACCAGTTGCAACTGTTAGTTAGTAGAAAAGTCGATCCACTTCAATCCGTAGTTTTAACAGTTGGTACATTCCATGCTGGTCAAGCGGATAATATTATTGCGGATACTGCTACGTTTACAGGAACCATTCGAACGTTAGATCCTGAAGTAAGAGAATATATGGAGAAGGAATTTAGACGAGTTGTTGAGGGGATTTGTCAGTCTCTTCAGGCTGAAGTTAATATTCAATATAAACGTGGCTATCCAATATTAATAAATCATGTAGAGGAAACGAGTCATTTTATGGAGGTTGCAGAACGTGATCTTGGAAGAGAAAGGGTCATTGAAGTGCCGCCTATTATGGGTGGTGAAGATTTTGCATACTACTTAGAACATGTTCCAGGAGCATTTTTCTTCACAGGTGCGGGTAATGAAGAAATAGGAGCAACATATCCGCATCATCATCCTCAATTTGATTTTGATGAACGTGCAATGTTAGTTGGTGGGAAGTTACTTTTAAGTCTCGTAAATAGCTATTTACGAAATGGAGATGAATCTCTTCGTACTGTAGATATGGATGTGAAAAAGTAA
- a CDS encoding chitinase, whose amino-acid sequence MLNKFKFICCMLVIFLLLPLAPFQTKAANNLGSKLLVGYWHNFDNGTGIIKLKDVSPKWDVINVSFGETGGDRSTVEFSPVYGTDAEFKSDISYLKSKGKKVVLSIGGQNGVVLLPDNAAKQRFINSIQSLIDKYGFDGMDIDLESGIYLNGNDTNFKNPTTPQIVNLISAIRTISDHYGPDFLLSMAPETAYVQGGYSAYGSIWGAYLPIIYGVKDKLTYIHVQHYNAGSGIGMDGNNYNQGTADYEVAMADMLLHGFPVGGNPNNIFPALRSDQVMIGLPAAPAAAPSGGYISPTEMKKALNYIIKGVPFGGKYKLSNQNGYPAFRGLMSWSINWDAKNNFEFSNNYRTYFDAIPLQK is encoded by the coding sequence ATGTTAAACAAGTTCAAATTCATTTGTTGTATGTTAGTAATTTTCTTACTGCTACCGCTAGCCCCCTTCCAAACAAAAGCAGCAAACAATTTAGGATCAAAATTACTCGTTGGATATTGGCATAACTTTGATAACGGTACTGGCATTATTAAATTAAAAGATGTTTCACCAAAATGGGATGTAATAAATGTATCTTTCGGTGAAACTGGTGGTGATCGTTCCACTGTTGAATTTTCCCCTGTGTATGGTACAGATGCAGAGTTCAAATCTGATATTTCCTATTTAAAAAGTAAAGGAAAAAAAGTAGTTCTTTCAATAGGTGGACAAAATGGAGTCGTTTTACTTCCTGACAATGCCGCTAAACAACGTTTTATTAATTCCATACAATCTCTAATCGATAAATACGGTTTTGATGGAATGGATATTGACCTTGAATCAGGTATTTACTTAAACGGCAATGACACTAATTTTAAAAACCCAACAACTCCTCAAATCGTGAATCTTATCTCAGCAATTCGAACGATTTCAGACCATTACGGCCCAGATTTCCTACTAAGCATGGCCCCTGAAACAGCTTATGTTCAAGGCGGGTATAGCGCATATGGAAGCATATGGGGTGCATATTTACCAATTATTTACGGAGTGAAAGACAAACTAACTTATATTCACGTTCAACACTATAATGCTGGTAGCGGCATTGGGATGGACGGTAATAATTATAATCAAGGAACCGCAGACTACGAGGTCGCGATGGCAGATATGCTCTTACATGGCTTTCCTGTAGGCGGTAATCCAAATAATATTTTCCCCGCTCTTCGTTCAGATCAAGTAATGATTGGACTTCCGGCGGCACCAGCAGCAGCTCCAAGTGGCGGGTATATTTCTCCAACTGAAATGAAAAAAGCTTTAAATTATATCATTAAAGGCGTTCCTTTCGGAGGAAAGTATAAGCTTTCTAATCAAAATGGCTACCCTGCATTTCGTGGTCTAATGTCTTGGTCCATTAATTGGGATGCAAAAAACAACTTTGAATTCTCCAATAACTACAGAACATATTTTGATGCTATTCCTTTGCAAAAATAA
- a CDS encoding DUF420 domain-containing protein: MVDQSTNQKSYAPIVITLSVIVNAIILFLFFGPVGYEGEVHFDVTILPMLNAIFNSFTFVFLLAALYSIIKKNVKMHRGFILAAFTTTLLFCVSYLSYHYLAPATHFGGEGFIKYVYFIILITHIILAAIIVPLALFALVFGFTNQLTRHRKIVRWTMPIWLYVSLSGVIVYLMISPYYQ; encoded by the coding sequence TTGGTGGATCAATCAACAAATCAGAAAAGCTATGCTCCTATTGTGATAACGCTTTCTGTAATTGTAAATGCGATTATTTTATTTTTGTTCTTTGGACCTGTTGGCTATGAAGGAGAAGTACATTTTGATGTAACGATTTTACCAATGTTAAATGCAATTTTTAATAGCTTTACGTTCGTATTCTTATTAGCAGCTTTATACTCTATTATTAAAAAGAATGTGAAAATGCACCGTGGTTTCATTCTTGCGGCATTCACGACGACTTTGCTATTCTGTGTTTCGTATTTATCGTATCATTACTTGGCGCCAGCAACACATTTTGGCGGGGAAGGATTTATTAAATATGTGTACTTCATCATTTTAATTACACATATTATCCTTGCGGCAATTATTGTACCACTTGCATTGTTCGCACTTGTATTTGGTTTTACGAATCAATTAACACGTCACCGTAAAATTGTACGATGGACGATGCCAATTTGGCTATATGTAAGTCTATCTGGTGTTATTGTTTACTTAATGATCTCACCTTATTATCAATAA